The window TATTAATAGTTATGTTGATTCATAGAAATTTAGAAGAGTTTTTGAAGCGTTAAGGCAGTGATTTAAAAGAGGAATCGGATATTTCATGGAAGGACTTATTTACTGTCAGTCTCAAAACTCACAAGCAATAGACACTACTTGTGTGCACTGTATTAATTATTCAAAGTTAAGacttgtgtgtgtatagagACAATATCCAGGGACAAAAGGCATCGCCAAGGTTAATCTAATGTGAAATTACAGCAGGGTAAACAAAGTGAAAGGTCTTGCTTTGTGTCAGGGTGAGATATTCTCTCAGCTGTCCAatgtggtgcattcagggaACGTAAACAACTTGTTCCTGGCAAGGTCGAAAAACAGCCCGGCTTTCAGTGACGAAAAAGCAGCAGCCTCCGCTGTCAGCCTCTCCGTGCAGAAGTGCTCCGAACTGGAATGAACCAGCTGCCGAGAAAGATCATGAAGAGAAGCccttgaaagaaaaaaaaaagtcccccCTCCGCCGCTCTGTACAGTCTATCTGAAGCTCTATCTCTTTGCCTTTCTTTGTGCCTGTGGAGAAACACAGAGCGAGTGTGGGCTCAGATGGACAGATGGAGAgctggctgctgctgtgtgtgagtgtttgttatGAAGGGCTGATAAAGAAGTCCAGTGACTATGGTCCTTGATGTACTTTCTTATATGATTAAACTAATGCTTGCAAACTCAGATCTTTTTGAAGCATCGGTGATTTCCCTCAGCACTCATGGAAAAATGTGTCATATTGTTACTTCAGTTGGCCTGACCTTCACTGTgcaggatggtgtgtgtgcaggctgttTGCACACTCATCTACTGAAAGAGGAACGTTTTCTCTGTTTAAAACGTGGCGTGCGTGACTTTGACATCACATGCTTTTGACATCACATCAGGAGTTGTTTGCATATTGAATCGGGATCAAACATGCAATTTATACAAGTGTAATGTAGACTTGATGTAAAATCAAAGCCTTGAGGGCAAATACTGAAGCTAAAGATATTCAATGATTGATCATAATTTCTTCAATTGGCTTAAATATTTGAAGTTTAATAAGTTAAGGGTGTTCAGCTAGTCAAGGAAAGGGTTGCTGGTTAGGGTGCTAGGTAGGAGGAGAATAGACAGGCTATGATGAGCTAATGAGGATAGCCAATAGAGtgttttagacttttttttgcAGGGTGACAATATCTTTTGAGAAGGAAAAGAATCGACTGATTAGATGCAAAGAGTAAGAGTTCCTTGTTTCGTTACATAGGATTGATCAGAAATGAttgaaaatatacacatttgttcaggaataaacacagaaaaaatctgaatattagATTCCTGGAGAAATACAGTGTGTGACCTTCCTTTTGAACGTTTCCTGCAGCTTAGTAAATAAGTAAGAACCAATTAATGTCTGACACAAAGCTCTGAGATTTACAGGGAAGGAAGCAGCGTGttaatgacaaacaaacagaagcttAACTCTgccaaatattaaaagtaatgAGCCGCAGAGGCCGGCCATGACCTGGATGTGTCTCCAAAACATCAAAATCACTTAtaattttaagaaatatttaacaaatgcaaacattaaaatattgaaatttCTCAGATGCTTTCATCAAGTCACATCCGTATCTCTGGATCAGTTCATGCTAAATATTTTCAGACCTGTAGTAATATAGGGTGTTCCTTTATTTTGAGGAATATGTGGGCTTGCATCGATGCTGCGCTCCAGGCCTCAATGTggagatctgtgtgtgtgtgtgtgtgtgtgtgtgtgtgtgtgtgtgtgtgtgtgtgtgtgtgtgtgtgtgtgtgtgtgtgtgtgtgtgtgtgtgtgtgtgtgtgtgtgtgtgtgtgtgtgtgtgtgtttctattatttctattatgtcacaatgatgatgatgcacTGGCAGGCAAGCGTTCAGGGGCCTCTGTCCAAACCCCGCCCATTCCCATCCATGCTGAACGTGCCTGGTCACAGCAGGCTGGTGAGAACCTCTGGATCACAGGGGGCTTCTGGGTAGTGGGATTAGCTGGTGAGAGGAAACAGCTGAGGCCTGTGTAGCGTCAGCACTTGCTAATCAACGCTCCctccacacacatgcacgccgCCCCAATCTATGCTCTCCCTCAATAAtcccctcctcctttttttcacaGGGGTCAGGCACCCACAAAGGCCCACAAAAGCCGGAGAGGGGGGGGACAAAGGCAAACTGAAGTGCTTGGTCAAAGCTGACAGGGCTGCTGAGTCATCACTGATGCTGGCTCAAACTGATAATTTGCAGAAATTGTGAGTAAGTTTGATGAGCGGTCACTTTGTATTCAACATGTCCGTGTCTGGGCTAACGCTTTGGAGGCtgctttttcctttcttcttcacaCTACCGTTAATGCAGAGTCGTGCGTCACAGAGGACATTTAGACATCAAAATCTGTCAAGTTCACTTATGCAAGAGCTCTGACATTcgtcctttcttttcttttttttcagagatCACACTGGGCATTTTGTTCCAGCTTGACCTATAGGTCTACACCAGACATGCAGCAACACAGTGCATTCATTCACATCCTGCCTGATCGAATTTGCCGAGCTCATTTGTGCATACATGCTCGTATTCTCCAAGAAAATCAATCAGTGTAAAGCCGGGAGGACGTCACACATAAGCCGATGGGGTACGAGTTAAATTGATTGACTTCTCACGAAACACACTGTTGAACATTGTGTGTAGTATAGACAAACAACCCTGTTTAAAGATAGAGCACGTTAAATATTATTACTTGCCAACACAAAAATGAAACTTTGGAAAGGCATTTCATTTGtagaagttaaaaaaacagttaataAAAGTCTGATGGTTGAACATTGTGTATTAGCCTTTGATGCAGGCCGCCGTGTCCGCTCTTGTGCATGCATCTTTCAGCAGGGATCAATAAATCATGGGTTTTGTTTTATGGGGACCGGTGACTGTAGTTCACTTGACTTGAAGCCATGGACTCCTCTCAGGTTTCACTGAGGTTCCTCGAGAGGGGAGCGGTGACTCATCCTCGAGCtctttacttttcaaagggggcAACAGCTCAGAAATGATTCAACATTATGATTTTTGACGAACATCATATGGATCATAATTACATCTAGGTCAAtgtttgtatgtagtgtctctcctgggacatgtctccatgctttaatgttcaaaaagctctttattgttttcatactgcctgtgctgcagcacctctttccaccctctgtcggaaaccagagcccagtctgctctgattggttagctctgttgtgattgatcaactctaagagatgtcccgccccttagcctgtcatgtacaatgtgttgaagcaatATCCAATAGAAGCTCAAGTGTAACACAGTGGTGTCATTATGtaacagaggtaaacaaaggagttcaatggaggcgtttcaggcaggggcgAGATTGCGAGGGAGagtaactttgggattttagcctttgaagaccattgacatgcacacaaacatatataacacactacaggaaagggaaaaccctgaaaagcataatagggcccctttaaaatggACTATTTGAGAACAAGCTATTTTCTTATACAAGGAACATCTCACCTATGAGGAACATTTTTTCTCTACCAATAAAGCCAAACTGAGCCGATAATAAAAGGTAGAAAGGCAGTGTAAATGATTTGGCCTGAAGCAGTCACATAATTCACACAAGTGGTACTTACGCCAATAGGAAAGTGCAGCTTTTCTAAGCTTTGCTTCTCCTTTTCTGACCCGAGGGATCGTCACAGTAAACCCATGGAACTCCTTTTGTTAAAGACCATGGTGGACAtgttcagacagagagaaaaaagtccTGAGCCGTATGACTTTGAAGTACTACTGATGGCGTTTAGGGGGaaattacatttctgatctcctgcttcATTACTAATCATCCAGGTCTGCTTCAGAGTCAAGACTCAACATGGACAAGCagcatttagttttattatgctccatatatctggaacaaactatCAGAAAACTGCTGCTGCAAATCATGGCTTGTAAATCCAGGCTGGAGATTTTTCCGTCTGCTGCTGCCTTTTATTGAATCAAATAACTATTCATATCTCATGCactattcatgtattttatatccAGTCTTATTCAATTTTggctcttttttaaatatctatcCTCTTGGCTTTATAAAATGCTTGATAAGGATTGTTACTTCTGATCTATGTTTGATGATTTCCATTACTGAACAGTCGGAGGATGGGTCAGGTGCGGCTGCAAGGAATTGTGGGACAGCGTTAACTCCTTTCCTTTGGTTAAGGATGGTCCAGTGTATCCAAAGTCATCAGGAAACATCCTcttgggatttatttttaaaaggtatttgaaTGAGATATTGTATGTTTCTTGTTTACTCTGTCTTAATGCTTTTCATGTTTtggtaaagcactttgaaatgcCTTGTTGAATGCTGCTAAACTCCCCTTGTCTTTGCCAGTCTTTTGTGACGGTAAAATCTGTTTCTGACATTAAAAGTGTGACAAAAACCCAATAAATAGTCTTTAATTATAAgtaggttttgtttttcaattcattttaaaacgTATTCAATCCAGTCCAACTTCCTGCCTGCAGAGGCCAGGTGCAGTTGTTTAAACCGCCTCCAGGGGCAGTGTTGTTCCACTTTTGAAAAGGATAATCTGTATCCAGCAGAGTGGAGACCTGTTTGCTTCTAATCTGAAACTGGAATGACCCAAATAAAGTAGATTTGGGGGTAAAGCGTGGGTAAATGATTAATTTAGTTGCAGCTTTGACTCTGTGTGCTTTGGACGGGTCGTAGTTATTTCAACACTGCTGCTCGGATaaacaaaatgtagtttatcGTCACGAATTCATACAATAAAAGCGTGTAGGGTGAACTTGTATGATGGTGTTCCAAGAAATTCAAGTCACAGTCCATTGTAATTTAGAacaaaatgtttattcaaatcaaaggAAGAACTAGACAAAAGGTTAAACCATTCAGAACATAGCATATTCATAGAATATCTATACATCGTCATGTTCAAAAGACCAAAACaaaagatcaaaaacaaaacatacaaatggaGAATGAGGAAAATTCAGTGAGTGATATTGCACtttgtttctaaaatgtttCAGATCCTGTCTCCCAggttgctgttttgtttttttatatctgtGAACATTTCAGTTCCTGCCTTTTAAATCAGGTCAGGAGTTTAGCTTAGTTTTGACACTGGACTACTCTGCGACCCGAGCAAATGGACTATGGAATTGACCAACCTGAAACAAATATGTAAGCTTATTCATTAGTGTGTAGCTCGATCCCTAAGATAAAACCCAAACAAAGAAACTTCAAAAAAAGGATAGCCTACTGTGGAAGAAGTTGTGTCTGCTATCCCAGGCTATCGAAATGTTTGAATGATACGAGGGAAGGGGTGCTGATCAACAGCTGCCACCCCCACACCTGAGGGGGATCGGAGAGGTCAGGGAGACTAACTCAGGAAGGCTGCTTTTTAAACTAGGAAGCAAACTATATTAATGCCcagaaatacatacaaaaaaaaccctcatcATCTTCAGAGGCCTGTCCAGGATCTTGCTTCtaaaaaaggactttttttttttttttaatcctcttCCCTTTTTGTCCTTGAAACATGGAAAGgtctaaaacaaatacaggtgtGTAcggacaaaataaacaagagtTAACGTAGACGCTGAAAAATGAAGAGTCATGATCAGGTCTTTTCTGTGTCAAGGCCACTAAGATAAGATCACTTTTATAATCTGCAGTCTGTCGATTACTCTCTGAAGCGGTTTAGTTAGTTGCCAACTGGATCTCCGTAAGAGcgtgcacacacattcacacacacacacacacacacacacgcatacaaacCTGTGTCAGCTACGTTAAAGATGTaaactttaaagaaaagttGGTAATCTTAACAAAAAACGTCCTACAAAGCAGTGCTTTACTGAAAAAGTCCTAACATGGTAATAACTACCAATTTCTCCAAACCTTCACCattgaatgcttttttttttgtattatttctattttcttatcaaaaaaaagtgctgcttttcttttcttcctgaCTATGCCAAACCTCTGTTGCAGCTGGTCTTTTGTGCTGAATGAGTTAGAAAACCAATGTATTACTCATGTCAGCCTACTACTACTTGTTCTGACCAAACTGAACAAAGGTTTCGCAACGTCcccagcttttctttttttttatatttatttgtgctgGGTTtgcttctttaaaaacacagaagcaggGTCACTCCtctttctccattttttttttttttttaatagctaGCATTCTGGTTTCACTGGTCTGGTTGGATGAACTGGGCAAGTGCAGCAGGACAAAAATAAAGGGAATGTGATTCATCTCAGAAAGCTTGCGTCACTGCGGGTCTACTCTCTAGTTTTTGgaaaagtattcattattattattagcagcGCATTTaaaaacttaaaacattttctttaccttttttctttctccaccAAACATTTGGCATGTGAGACGACCACCTGAGACAGTGCTTTTTGGGCAGTTATGCAAGCCTGGTTAGCCCTGAGATTAGGAGTAGAGGGGCTGCAGGTAATAAGGGTGAGGCGAGTCCCTCCACAATACACCACGCTCTCtgtttcactcacacacacacacacacacacacagatacacactttTCAGCTACAATTTGAGTGGCAAATGCAAGGTCTGCAACCCTCCTAGTCCAAATTCAGAGCAACCTCAACACAAAAAGAAGCCATTCTAGGATTGGAGTCGAAATACAAACTAACAGAACTGAAGTAAAAGCGGAGGGAAGCCACACATGGATCCAAGCTGAAGCGGCAACATCGTAAAGAGCTTCCAGATGGAAATAATGTGCTGCAGTTTTCGAAAAAAGTCCAGTCTAGTTGTTATAAGTCACTGAGGGAAAAGTCATagggagaaaaagaaatatCTTCTCTAATTCAGTGCATTGTTCTTGTCCTTGtcaatcttcttcttttttttttaaacaaacaaaaagcaaatcCTGTTCTCAGCATTGCTCgaagtgatgaagaggaaaaaaatgtaagccTTGCAGTCTTATATTTGTAGTCTGGCGCGTTACAAGGCTGGAACCAAACTAttagtgatttttttcttttttcattaaacaGAGCCACACAACTCAAGTAaagaataaaatgtgcaaaacagaAATCCAAAATGAGGCAGGAGGAATTAGTCTTTGCTCTGGTACTGACTGCTGCCGCTGAGCGCTCTCATTCATACGGACTGCGGTGTTGCTCTCTTTGCCCCGTTTTCTTTAGGTTGATTCTGCTGAAGTCGGGACATGATTAGTCTCGCCCTTTGTGTGAGGAGCCATGTCCTTATGTGCCATGAGTACAGAAGAATCAAAAGGTTAAAGAGGAGCTTCAGCAGGCCGAGCCTCGTCTTCATCGTCAATACTATCACCGGGGCTCTGGCTACCAGTGGGGTGTTTTATCATACAGACTGAATATGTGTTCACCTGTATACATCCCCCCCCTCAGCAGGCTGACAGGAAGGAAGCGATGCCCCAAACTAGTGGCTCCCGTTTCTCTCGCTGGGGGAAGGCAGGAACAGATTTGTCCAACTCGACTGTGGACATAGGTCCAAGTCTTTGTCGGTTGGTTGgacactttgtttttcctccgACGTCAACAGCGTTGTGGGAACGTTGTTgttggagaaaaataaacaaagctgaGCCTTGCAAGCCGGTTTCTTTCTTAGGGATCCCCGAGTCGCTCAGGGGAATTTCAGAGAAACCCTTCAACGTGACGGGCAGGCGTCCAGTCTGCGCTCCTCCGTGCGTCTGGCGTGTTCTGGGTTGGGATCGATCTGGAGTGGAGAGAGGAcggaaaaatgttttgtttgaaatgaacttaaaatacaaatacaaaaagctCTGCTTGATGTTATTTAGTACAGAGCGGCACCGCTGTGAGTGGCAGCCTGTTTTGGCAGCGCTCCCGTTTGATTCTAATCAATACTGTCACTTAGATTTGTAATTTGTTATTCCAGTTATCCATGACGAACTCTAAACAGTGCTTTTTCTGTTGCTGCAAAGACACCTGAATTTCCCTTCAGGCTTATTTACagctaattgttgttttttctttgttctgaTAAATTGCAATCACTATTAAATGCATACGTTTTGTAGACAAGTCGTGTGTTCTCTATAACATTGGGATTTTTAACATGATCGAGGTTAATTTGGTGCTTACCTCAGAGTACAGAGGAGGAGGCTGGAAGCGGAACTCGTGAATGTAGGCGAAGAGCGGTCCATTCAGGTCCTCGCGGGCTGCAGGGACGTCCAGACTGCTCTGCCTCTGCTCTTCTGTCACAATCTCTGCATAGcttggaggagctgcagaggaggcGCAAAACCACATGTTAGCATCCTAGCTAAAAAATAAGTTATGAAATCTGCATCAAGACCTTGAGATCCAACCTACCTTCCGGTCTCTCTGGGAGCCCCATGCCAAGCCAGCTCATGCTGCACTGGCTGCTGACGCTGGAGGTACGGGAGCCAAAGGGGTGGAGGGGGATGGTGCCGATGACCAGGGGCAGGTTCAGGGACAGGTTAATCGCCCCAGGTATGTCAACGTAAACCtgagcacagaaaaaaaagacaccagTGCAGGTTAGAATAAGCAAAGGGCTTTGGAGATGAGCATTTAGCATGAAATTAGACATCCGTACAATCTTCTTTAAGATAAAACACTATACTGGGCTAAATGGGTTGTGCAGTCGCTCTGCAAAATGTGGGTCAATGACTTTAGGGTTGATTATGCAAGGAAAAGCTGTAGCCTGGtggctgtctgtctgcaagGTAAAGAGGTTATAAGCACCCTCAGGACAGGCGCTACTAAGAATATTCTGGGCTAATGCTCTTAGCAGCATGTGGAGATAACACCTGGTGAAATCCTGGCGAGTCAGTCAAATCCTTCACCAGGAGAGTTATTGGCTTACTAGGAAATATTGATTCTGTGCTGAGTAATGGTGGTAATAGGGACCAGAGGAGAGGCAGTAATGACCCATGAGTTGTGCCAATGATCTCTATACTAAATGTGATGTAGGACAAAGCCCAAATATAGCAAGACTGTACTAACCATGAGGGAGTACTCCActctgataatgctgcagtccAGGATGGAGGGGGAGACAGGTGGGATCTTCAGCATCTTGCCGTTCCAGGTCTCCGTTTTACCCGAGGACAGAGACTCTCCCCGCAGGTTGGCCACCAGCTGCTTGACCTCCTTCATCTTCCCTTTGGCATAGAAGGTCTGGGTCTGGTAAATGGCCGCCTTTGGCACCACCATGCGGGAGGAGCAGTTCTCAATCTCTGCAAAGATCTGGATCGACTCTCCTACAGAAATAGAGATGGTAGAGGAGAGGTCAATTGATGTTTTTCTATCAATGGATGTCATCATCTTTGTGGTATTGCCGATCAATGCAGCATCAAGGTATCTGGTTAATAGATGACTCAAAGTTGCATTATAAATCTTTTACTTATTCTTACCTGGGGTGTATCCCTTCCTTTCAATTTTGGCACTTAGGGAAATAGGACCTGAGGTGCAGAACCAACAGCAAAGCGTCTTGTCTTTCGTGCCGGCCTGTGGTGACTGAAGCGAAAAGAGAAGATGCATTAGCAAAATTCTGGAGTTTTCTCACTATATTCCCCACCCCAAACTTGGTATTATAAGTTATAAACTACTCTGTTCCTCGTTTCCATAGGACACTCAGCCAAAAAATGTCACTTTGACACTAAAAAATCATGTTGAACTGAGCCCCACTGAATTCAGATACCCCAAGAACAAAGTCTCATCCAATTTCAAAGATTTTTTGACCCTAACTTACCAGCAATAATGGAGTGTTGATGTCAATGTGCTCAAAGACTGTAAATTCCTTCTTGGTCTTCATGGGCAGGAGCCAAGGCCTGTGGAGTTCTGCTTTTACCCAATAGCGCACACTGCCATGCTTCCCTTCGAAAGAGGTAGCCAGAGGTCTACAtgtaagacaaaaaaagaagcgAAAGGGTTAACATTTTTACAGCTGAATAATGAGGTTGGTATTCTGTGACTCAGGGGTAGTATTAAGACACTCACGTCTGTGGAAGCTCGAGGCTGAATGCATACTCATGTCTTCCTGAATGGATAGTGGTGAGTCCTTCCTCCGAGTTGTCATCGTCTGAAAAACAAGGAGGACAATATTCCAAACACATGTATACCATACCTGGGCAAAATGCTCTACGAAGGCATCTGAAAGTCATACCAAAAACACAGGGTGGGGGAGACAAAAGAGAATAGCGGATTTTACTATCATATCGGtctgaaaaaaaatatgtgtataGAGTTGAGACTACTATTGAGAGCAAACCAAAGACTGTTTAAGGTGCCAGAAACTGAGCTTGCAAGATTGTGCTTTTGCGTCAACAAAGAAGACTCGTCCCAGAGATCCCATTGTGgaaaatgtaatggaaatacAGACTATTACTGGGGAATCTCTGCTATATGGGGCAACAATAAAATCCCTATCACGGATTATTCTCTCCCATCAATTAGTTTGTCATTTATCTCGGGAAAAACAACATAGCACCGTTTCCATCCAGAGGGAGGAAAGGACATGTTGTAACCGTCACGAATCTTTAAAATTacatattgtaaaaaatgttttaattaaaaacaacaggaGCTGGTTCGACAGGCCGGGTGTGTTTCTGCCAGCTCAGCAGTACctcccccagcagcagcagcagcagcagcagcagcagccgccgtgTGGTAAACAAGTGCAGAGCTGTCAGTCAAACGGCAGACTCCAGCAGGAGGAGACCGGCCTAAACCGGTGCGAGCAGCTCCACAGCCGCTGCGCTCATTACGCATTCACTGTGCGACACCGCAGTCATCACTACAACAACCAGCCGGTTTCTACCAAAAACTACCGCAGTATTTCACCGATTTATCCACTTAAACATCACAGAGAATGTTTTATAAACAACGTTTTGTCGAAATGTATTCGGTCAGAGTTCATTATTGGCGAATGGCGTGGCATTGCACTAGTTTGTAACAATGCATACTCCTTAATTAACCTTCAGCTCGTCTGTTAATTAACAATTTGCTTTGCCATTTGCCTTAAAATGACTGAATTCCGAGCAGTATGACAGCCAGACAAACATCTCCTgctgcacacaaaaaaaaggctgCTGCAGAGGAACTATTTCTTCGTAACGTCAAAGACAAACACTGATAATTGAAATCGAAAATGCACCTCAATATATAACCGCTTTTACTAAGAACACTGCAGCAAAAAATACCGAGAATCAACACAATAATAATGAACCATGAAAATAGCatgtttattcaatgtttttgctGCAGATATatcattgcaaaaaaaaaaagatgttgcaGATGGGCAAATACAAACCCAAAccattcaaagaaaaaaaggcccACAAATGCACTTACAAAGTATGCATTTTACTATCAGAAACGTCAACCCCTGTGCGGATAAAGTGACGCCAATATGTCTGAAGCACAAACCCTCCGACAATAAAGCCCAACCTACAGTATTCTTATTACTTTCCAATTAAACATAGGCC of the Eleginops maclovinus isolate JMC-PN-2008 ecotype Puerto Natales chromosome 12, JC_Emac_rtc_rv5, whole genome shotgun sequence genome contains:
- the arrdc3a gene encoding arrestin domain-containing protein 3a — protein: MVLGKVKSFRVSYDCLNDSNVPVFSSGDCVSGRVIIEVTGEIRVKSLKIHAKGFAKVRWTESRNAGSNTAYTQNYTEEVEYLNHKDILIGHERDDDNSEEGLTTIHSGRHEYAFSLELPQTPLATSFEGKHGSVRYWVKAELHRPWLLPMKTKKEFTVFEHIDINTPLLLSPQAGTKDKTLCCWFCTSGPISLSAKIERKGYTPGESIQIFAEIENCSSRMVVPKAAIYQTQTFYAKGKMKEVKQLVANLRGESLSSGKTETWNGKMLKIPPVSPSILDCSIIRVEYSLMVYVDIPGAINLSLNLPLVIGTIPLHPFGSRTSSVSSQCSMSWLGMGLPERPEAPPSYAEIVTEEQRQSSLDVPAAREDLNGPLFAYIHEFRFQPPPLYSEIDPNPEHARRTEERRLDACPSR